A section of the Candidatus Cloacimonadota bacterium genome encodes:
- the smpB gene encoding SsrA-binding protein SmpB — translation MRLFTNRAAKHNYFFLNEFEAGIVLVGTEIKSIRAGKINFKDSFARVEKGEVWLYNLHISPYEKGNIFNHDPERKRKLLLNKSEIRRLSKKTEEQGLTLIPKDIFINEKGLCKVTIVLAKGKKQYDKREDIQKRDLEREIDRRKKVE, via the coding sequence ATGAGATTGTTTACTAATAGAGCAGCCAAACATAATTATTTCTTTTTGAATGAATTTGAAGCCGGTATTGTTCTGGTTGGTACTGAGATCAAATCGATTCGGGCAGGCAAGATAAATTTCAAAGACAGCTTTGCCAGAGTAGAGAAAGGAGAAGTCTGGCTCTATAATCTCCATATCAGTCCTTATGAAAAAGGGAACATTTTTAATCACGACCCGGAGAGAAAAAGAAAATTGCTGCTTAATAAAAGCGAGATCAGACGACTGAGTAAAAAAACAGAAGAACAGGGACTCACTCTGATACCTAAGGATATTTTCATTAATGAAAAGGGACTCTGCAAGGTGACAATAGTTTTAGCAAAAGGTAAGAAGCAATACGATAAACGGGAAGATATCCAGAAACGTGATCTGGAAAGAGAGATCGACAGAAGAAAAAAGGTTGAATAA
- a CDS encoding carboxypeptidase regulatory-like domain-containing protein, with protein MKQNLIKPLFIMLIVGMAVMLSAQTITIDLGEGTETNTTTGAAPFNIWYKSLRTQTVYTAMELNAIGFGGPATLQQIGYYVTDVPLYALPNFILRVKHTTATDASAHDNGPFTTVYTNPSLMPVAGDWYMLVFTTDFDWNGTDNILIDTAFSLLDNYSSTGQQRIYDAANGMRYVRSDLADQTDVATTTTENYKPQIRMVFEGGTFIQTDMAATSIIGPTSPSVGTTAQYTITVLNVGQVVQNNYTVKLMQEGGIELDTMVGTESLAQGETAEYTLSWTPDVEGATYLYGEVVIPDDENPGNNTTPNLNVVVMPSGILVATIGTGETTNGTSEAAPVNIFYRSLRTQTVYTVAELNAAGIFGANDLLSIAYYVTGLPNLALPNFRIRVKHTTATNAGAHDAGPFELVYQNASYMPVVNEWNLLPFTTPFDWNGVDNILIDTTFDMVANWSSSGQQRIFSSPVGMRYVRSDSSDQGDATTTATVDYKPQIQMAFQPGTIYEDDMAATNITGPIGATVGTPSTYSVTVRNMGTELQDNYQVKLIITDNVEVATYTATTPLNQYESATFDLNWTPTTDGVFDIWGRVVLTGDENPVNDNTQPINVTVYPEGTANVQIGTGTTSGYYIPWNFYYRNSVSQTIYYDNEIYVGGLITHVTFFNTFSTNLPNMPVAIWIGETTLNDLSGGWAPVDQQTLVFDGLVNFPSGQNEISIQLQTPFFYGSGNIAITYHRPMDDQYYSSLDQFYYTATPQYPNRTRYLLSDSIVYDPYNLTGGTLISNVPNTRLTFTVSDMGSLEGYVYDSVTNDPIQGAVIHIEGYTMTQTTSSQGHFFFGYVPVGTHDITATKFGYYDGVETVTIIEGETTDVTFNLVSLPQVTVSGDVVGSDAPGIGLDGATVSLQGYDNYEVETDATGDFTIPGVYADHTYSITVAYPGYQTYNGEIVVGNTDLVVPTIVLEEIAFPVSNVIAELTAENNVDLIWNTPGSGVLTEFRYDDGVQVAQLGSTGGTNNTVLGAVHRRDAQIHEVTWMTTSEGGPHNAINLFIFGLNAAGMPNGNDILFSQMNVPNVDMQWNVFELPDPIDAPNGFLVGLSYAGFLGLATDDGLGDPWAFVPNTQFFTGDYTGNVWDPIENFSFFVSYLLRAIGYDYGELTRTAEEVAVSRDTRAMDSRPSREVIGLSTGSSSPRGIKVDGPVYKSRERAIGYEAQAQINRETRALEGYLAYRFLAQDQGNENLWSEIGTITSPTDTTYTDTEWSTLDAGVYQYAIKAIYTNNVLSAPAFSNTLEHSMTSLVTINLTTNSGDPVTGTLVTLINDDGDPNHVYTMSSPASGIVVFPNVWRGTYTIEAHLAGFEHYEAFGVPILDDTFMYDIELIELLLPVVELTYDIFDNNNITLNWYEPGHTFGEYWENGFETGQLPAGWAITGVNTDASGPTPGYWTVNNYSSADYSPIGQYHCGLWWSYNHQDEWLKTPEFVCPPNAELVYWTVGYLGSTYADHYYVKVSTDGGSNWTVLQDLSAMTGGWNYYNTPMSVSLASYAGQEIMLAWQAVDGPTNDGLWYIWYVDDISVGDMTFRATDLISESKGTSQTTRTSSIQRDIEPNRAFTGYKVMRNDVVLVEGLQELTYTDLNVPTGTYVYGVIAQYTSGEAEAVETEEISFVGTDDDNILVPLVTELRGNYPNPFNPDTNISFSLKEFSHVTIEIYNVKGQRVRTLVNGDMEAGYHTVVWNGRNDQGREAGSGIFFYRMKSGSYNSTKKMILMK; from the coding sequence ATGAAACAAAATCTAATTAAACCGCTATTTATTATGTTAATAGTCGGTATGGCAGTAATGCTGAGTGCTCAGACGATTACTATTGATCTGGGTGAGGGAACGGAAACGAATACTACAACAGGAGCTGCCCCATTCAATATCTGGTATAAGAGTTTGAGAACTCAAACAGTCTATACTGCAATGGAACTGAATGCAATCGGTTTTGGCGGACCGGCAACCTTGCAGCAGATCGGTTATTATGTAACTGACGTACCGTTGTATGCATTACCCAATTTTATTCTTCGTGTTAAACATACTACAGCTACCGATGCCTCTGCGCACGATAATGGGCCCTTCACAACCGTTTATACCAATCCTTCTTTGATGCCTGTTGCTGGAGATTGGTACATGCTCGTATTTACAACCGATTTCGATTGGAACGGAACAGATAATATTCTGATCGACACAGCTTTTAGCTTGCTTGATAATTATAGTTCAACCGGACAGCAAAGAATTTATGATGCAGCTAATGGGATGCGATATGTTCGTTCGGACTTAGCAGATCAAACTGATGTTGCAACAACAACAACTGAAAATTACAAACCTCAGATCAGGATGGTTTTTGAAGGCGGAACTTTTATTCAAACCGATATGGCAGCAACGAGTATTATCGGACCGACTTCACCATCTGTTGGTACAACAGCTCAATACACAATAACTGTGCTTAATGTTGGCCAGGTTGTACAGAATAACTATACTGTAAAATTGATGCAAGAGGGTGGAATTGAACTTGATACAATGGTCGGAACAGAAAGTTTAGCTCAAGGTGAAACTGCTGAGTATACTTTGAGCTGGACACCTGATGTCGAAGGTGCAACCTATTTATATGGTGAAGTTGTAATACCGGACGATGAAAATCCGGGAAATAATACCACACCAAATCTCAATGTAGTTGTCATGCCTTCGGGAATTCTTGTCGCCACAATAGGAACTGGAGAAACAACAAATGGAACTTCTGAAGCTGCACCAGTTAATATTTTCTATCGCAGTTTAAGAACACAAACTGTCTATACAGTTGCTGAACTTAATGCAGCAGGGATTTTTGGTGCCAATGATCTTTTATCGATCGCTTATTATGTCACCGGTCTGCCGAATCTGGCATTACCGAATTTCAGGATCAGAGTCAAGCATACTACAGCCACTAATGCCGGTGCTCATGACGCCGGACCTTTTGAACTGGTTTATCAGAATGCTTCCTATATGCCAGTTGTTAATGAATGGAACCTGCTTCCCTTTACTACTCCCTTTGATTGGAACGGGGTAGATAACATCTTGATCGATACAACATTTGATATGGTTGCTAACTGGAGTTCTTCAGGTCAGCAGAGGATTTTCTCATCTCCGGTTGGAATGCGTTATGTCCGCAGTGATTCATCTGATCAAGGAGATGCCACTACTACAGCTACCGTTGATTATAAACCACAAATCCAGATGGCTTTTCAACCCGGTACTATATATGAAGATGATATGGCAGCGACCAATATTACCGGTCCGATAGGAGCTACTGTAGGTACTCCATCCACATATTCAGTAACTGTCCGTAACATGGGTACTGAACTGCAGGATAACTATCAAGTTAAGTTAATTATAACAGATAATGTTGAAGTAGCAACATATACTGCCACAACTCCGTTGAATCAGTATGAATCTGCTACTTTTGATCTTAATTGGACGCCAACGACAGATGGAGTTTTTGATATTTGGGGTCGTGTTGTCTTAACCGGTGATGAGAATCCTGTTAACGATAATACCCAACCAATTAATGTAACAGTTTATCCAGAAGGTACCGCTAACGTACAGATCGGTACAGGAACTACCTCCGGGTATTATATCCCTTGGAATTTCTACTATCGCAACAGTGTTAGCCAGACAATATATTATGATAATGAGATCTATGTCGGCGGACTGATCACACATGTAACATTCTTCAATACTTTCTCAACAAACTTACCAAATATGCCGGTAGCGATTTGGATAGGAGAAACAACTTTAAATGATCTTTCCGGTGGATGGGCTCCGGTTGACCAGCAAACACTTGTCTTTGATGGATTAGTAAATTTCCCCTCAGGGCAGAATGAGATTAGTATTCAGTTACAAACACCATTTTTCTATGGTTCCGGAAATATTGCGATAACTTACCATAGACCGATGGATGATCAATATTATAGTTCGCTTGATCAATTCTACTATACTGCTACTCCTCAATATCCCAACAGAACAAGATATCTGCTATCAGATAGTATTGTATATGATCCATATAACTTAACCGGTGGTACACTTATTTCCAATGTTCCCAATACCAGATTAACATTTACTGTTAGTGATATGGGATCGTTAGAGGGGTATGTTTATGATAGTGTAACAAATGATCCTATTCAGGGGGCTGTTATTCATATCGAAGGTTATACAATGACTCAGACCACCAGCTCTCAGGGACATTTCTTCTTTGGTTATGTTCCGGTAGGAACTCACGATATAACCGCTACAAAATTTGGTTATTATGATGGAGTAGAAACTGTCACGATCATTGAAGGTGAGACCACAGATGTAACATTTAATTTAGTCAGCTTACCACAAGTAACTGTCTCCGGTGATGTAGTTGGCAGTGATGCTCCTGGTATAGGACTTGACGGTGCTACCGTTAGTCTTCAAGGTTACGATAATTATGAAGTAGAAACAGATGCTACTGGTGATTTTACTATCCCCGGAGTTTATGCTGATCATACATACTCAATTACAGTAGCTTATCCGGGTTATCAAACTTATAACGGAGAAATAGTTGTCGGAAATACCGATTTAGTAGTTCCAACAATAGTTTTGGAAGAGATTGCTTTTCCTGTATCTAACGTAATAGCAGAACTTACAGCAGAGAACAATGTAGATCTGATCTGGAACACACCGGGTAGCGGTGTATTAACTGAGTTCCGATATGATGACGGAGTACAGGTAGCTCAGTTAGGGAGCACCGGTGGAACCAATAATACCGTACTGGGAGCTGTCCATAGAAGAGATGCCCAGATCCATGAAGTAACCTGGATGACCACCAGCGAGGGTGGTCCTCACAATGCGATCAATCTGTTCATCTTTGGTTTGAATGCAGCAGGTATGCCCAATGGTAACGATATACTCTTCTCCCAGATGAATGTTCCCAATGTTGATATGCAATGGAATGTATTTGAATTACCGGATCCTATCGATGCACCTAATGGTTTCTTGGTTGGTCTCAGTTACGCCGGATTCTTGGGTTTAGCAACAGATGATGGATTAGGAGACCCTTGGGCATTTGTTCCTAATACCCAGTTCTTCACTGGAGATTATACAGGAAATGTTTGGGATCCGATCGAGAATTTCTCTTTCTTTGTAAGCTATCTGCTCAGGGCGATAGGTTATGATTATGGTGAGTTAACCCGTACAGCAGAAGAAGTAGCCGTAAGTAGAGATACGAGAGCAATGGATTCCAGACCTAGTAGAGAAGTGATCGGTTTATCAACCGGTAGTAGCAGTCCCAGAGGTATCAAGGTAGATGGTCCTGTTTATAAGAGCAGAGAACGAGCTATCGGATATGAAGCTCAAGCACAAATTAACCGTGAGACCAGAGCATTAGAGGGATATTTAGCATATCGTTTCTTAGCTCAGGATCAGGGTAATGAAAACCTCTGGTCCGAGATAGGAACGATAACATCACCAACCGATACAACTTATACTGATACAGAGTGGTCAACCTTGGATGCCGGTGTATACCAATATGCGATCAAGGCGATCTACACCAATAATGTTCTGTCAGCACCTGCGTTTTCCAATACCTTGGAACACAGCATGACCTCACTGGTAACCATTAACTTGACAACCAACTCAGGAGATCCTGTTACGGGAACGCTAGTTACCTTAATCAATGATGATGGTGATCCGAACCATGTATATACCATGTCATCACCGGCAAGTGGTATAGTAGTATTTCCTAATGTCTGGCGTGGAACTTATACGATAGAAGCACATTTAGCAGGCTTCGAGCATTATGAGGCCTTTGGTGTGCCTATCTTAGACGATACGTTCATGTATGATATCGAACTGATAGAGTTGTTACTGCCAGTAGTCGAACTGACTTATGATATCTTTGATAACAACAATATCACCTTGAACTGGTACGAACCGGGTCATACCTTTGGTGAATATTGGGAGAACGGTTTCGAGACAGGTCAATTACCTGCTGGTTGGGCAATAACGGGAGTCAATACCGATGCCAGTGGTCCTACCCCGGGTTACTGGACAGTGAATAACTACTCATCAGCAGATTATAGTCCAATTGGACAGTATCATTGTGGTCTCTGGTGGAGTTACAATCATCAGGATGAATGGTTAAAGACCCCTGAGTTTGTATGTCCTCCGAATGCAGAGCTTGTATACTGGACTGTAGGTTACTTAGGATCAACCTATGCCGACCATTACTATGTGAAAGTATCAACAGATGGCGGTAGTAATTGGACTGTGCTGCAAGACCTATCAGCTATGACCGGAGGTTGGAATTATTACAATACTCCAATGAGTGTATCTTTGGCAAGTTATGCCGGACAGGAGATCATGTTGGCATGGCAGGCAGTAGATGGACCGACTAATGATGGTCTCTGGTATATCTGGTATGTAGATGATATCAGTGTAGGCGATATGACATTCCGAGCAACCGATCTGATCAGTGAATCTAAAGGAACCAGCCAAACAACACGAACAAGCTCAATTCAAAGAGACATTGAACCTAATCGTGCCTTTACCGGTTATAAGGTAATGCGTAACGATGTAGTACTAGTAGAAGGTCTGCAAGAGTTAACTTACACGGATCTTAACGTTCCGACCGGAACCTATGTCTATGGAGTAATAGCTCAATATACATCAGGAGAAGCTGAGGCAGTCGAGACCGAAGAGATATCTTTTGTCGGCACTGATGATGATAATATCTTAGTTCCGTTAGTTACTGAGCTTCGAGGCAACTATCCGAATCCATTCAATCCTGATACTAATATTAGTTTCAGCTTGAAAGAGTTCTCTCATGTAACGATCGAGATCTACAATGTCAAGGGTCAACGAGTTCGAACACTGGTAAATGGAGATATGGAAGCGGGCTATCATACAGTAGTCTGGAATGGACGTAATGATCAGGGAAGAGAAGCCGGTAGCGGTATCTTCTTCTATAGAATGAAGTCAGGATCATATAACTCAACCAAGAAAATGATCCTCATGAAATAA
- a CDS encoding carboxypeptidase regulatory-like domain-containing protein — protein sequence MKTNHFKLLLVFSILVMTTFIYGQTFVWEEDFAVDPGTWTLESHWSITSGYLQFYWSPTTENYNFSATSPVITIPDNAGDLHVTQWVNYYSYVDEAFEIAVLVDGTPTVLWTHSGTDWGADGGQLLTLSLVPFQNQDVQLRFRSWGTSTWNINWWRIYHLAIEGSFDNDLQALSLTGPNSATVGIPVDYTIAVRNAGMNTQSDYTVKLMQEGGIELGSTAGTTIEQGQVIDYVFTWTPDVAGATYLYGEVVLTDDEVPGNNITPNLNVAVQPSGTAAVNIGTDTTTANTLPLNFFYRNSMSQTIYMASELNIGGLLTGITYYSNFTQDLPNMPVKIWVGETDLDNLSAGWIPATQLQLVFDGTIDFPIGQNTINIALQNPYAYSGSNLVILANRPMDTQYYQSTNHFFYSVTAFANRSRNVQADATEYFPDNPPTTGTLTNRVPNTTLYFVTAGMGVLDGYVYNSDTNDPLAGAAVEVIGTNYNAVTNNNGYFVFPYVPEGTYDVKASIFGYNDLILEDVLVEEDETTTISFYLVQLDNVTVSGQVVGSDQPTVGLVGGLVNLTGYENYSTTTGANGMFSIPGVYTNQTYNISVMVEGYAPYTGQVTVGEVDLDVGVIIVDEIAYPPYNVVATQSPDDTYVDLIWSSPLAIDYYFSDFENDDGGWEATADWHPVGDWEWANNYDVNNWYNSGSDTATPPPFAYSGTGLWGTVIFTNHTNSGGFSYLSQTFDFTTFTDATMIFWSWNDSFGNFDYGQVRVNGQIVWGPAWDYTNTQWQEVVIDLSAFDGLSEVEIVFEHYATTVVNYAGWYIDDVYIGSEPQGRRADNIDQSFIDSIGQLSSRNFRDSNRVLEGFRIYRFLNEDTDNEDNWVELATVTDTTYTDNGWATVDGGYYRYGVKSVHTNDVVSAAAISNWVGKDLTTNVTVNITTNDGTSAEGAEVTLFCLDQDPDGNSPVYTQVAVGSFPAVAQFNNVLQGNYDLEVTLTGYATYTQSNIPIQDVTVLDVMVTEIPFPVSNVIAELTAENNVDLIWNTPGSGVLTEFRYDDGVQVAQLGSTGGTNNTVLGAVHRRDAQIHEVTWMTTSEGGPHNAINLFIFGLNAAGMPNGNDILFSQMNVPNVDMQWNVFELPDPIDAPNGFLVGLSYAGFLGLATDDGLGDPWAFVPNTQFFTGDYTGNVWDPIENFSFFVSYLLRAIGYDYGELTRTAEEVAVSRDTRAMDSRPSREVIGLSTGSSSPRGIKVDGPVYKSRERAIGYEAQAQINRETRALEGYLAYRFLAQDQGNENLWSEIGTITSPTDTTYTDTEWSTLDAGVYQYAIKAIYTNNVLSAPAFSNTLEHSMTSLVTINLTTNSGDPVTGTLVTLINDDGDPNHVYTMSSPASGIVVFPNVWRGTYTIEAHLAGFEHYEAFGVPILDDTFMYDIELIELLLPVVELTYDIFDNNNITLNWYEPGHTFGEYWENGFETGQLPAGWAITGVNTDASGPTPGYWTVNNYSSADYSPIGQYHCGLWWSYNHQDEWLKTPEFVCPPNAELVYWTVGYLGSTYADHYYVKVSTDGGSNWTVLQDLSAMTGGWNYYNTPMSVSLASYAGQEIMLAWQAVDGPTNDGLWYIWYVDDISVGDMTFRATDLISESKGTSQTTRTSSIQRDIEPNRAFTGYKVMRNDVVLVEGLQELTYTDLNVPTGTYVYGVIAQYTSGEAEAVETEEISFVGTDDDNILVPLVTELRGNYPNPFNPDTNISFSLKEFSHVTIEIYNVKGQRVRTLVNGDMEAGYHTVVWNGRNDQGREAGSGIFFYRMKSGSYNSTKKMILMK from the coding sequence ATGAAAACAAATCATTTTAAGCTGTTATTAGTCTTTTCGATCTTAGTGATGACTACTTTCATTTACGGTCAGACCTTTGTTTGGGAAGAAGATTTTGCTGTGGATCCGGGTACTTGGACTTTAGAATCTCATTGGTCCATAACATCCGGTTATCTTCAGTTTTACTGGTCACCCACAACCGAGAACTATAATTTTTCGGCTACTTCCCCAGTAATAACGATCCCGGATAATGCGGGTGATCTGCATGTTACGCAATGGGTTAATTACTATTCTTATGTAGATGAGGCATTCGAGATAGCAGTGCTTGTTGACGGGACACCAACAGTTCTATGGACTCACAGTGGAACTGATTGGGGTGCTGATGGAGGTCAACTGTTAACATTGTCATTAGTACCGTTCCAAAATCAGGACGTTCAACTACGTTTCCGTTCCTGGGGGACAAGTACCTGGAATATCAACTGGTGGAGGATTTATCATTTAGCTATTGAAGGATCTTTTGATAACGACCTACAGGCATTGAGCTTAACAGGTCCTAATAGTGCGACGGTTGGTATTCCGGTTGATTATACTATTGCAGTTCGTAATGCAGGTATGAATACTCAGTCCGATTATACTGTTAAGTTGATGCAAGAGGGTGGAATTGAACTTGGTTCTACTGCCGGTACCACAATAGAACAAGGCCAAGTTATTGACTATGTCTTTACCTGGACGCCTGATGTGGCGGGAGCAACTTATCTGTACGGTGAGGTAGTGTTAACTGATGATGAAGTTCCCGGTAACAATATTACACCGAACTTGAATGTGGCAGTACAACCATCCGGCACGGCAGCGGTTAATATAGGAACAGATACAACAACAGCTAACACTTTACCTCTCAACTTTTTCTATAGAAACAGTATGTCTCAGACTATCTACATGGCTTCGGAGCTCAATATTGGTGGCTTGTTAACGGGGATCACATATTATAGCAATTTTACCCAAGATTTACCGAACATGCCAGTAAAGATCTGGGTAGGAGAGACAGATCTTGATAACCTATCTGCTGGTTGGATACCAGCTACCCAGCTGCAATTAGTATTTGACGGTACAATTGATTTTCCTATTGGTCAGAATACGATTAATATTGCTTTACAGAATCCTTATGCTTATAGTGGTTCGAATCTGGTAATATTAGCCAATAGACCAATGGATACTCAATATTATCAATCTACGAATCATTTCTTTTATTCCGTGACAGCATTTGCCAATAGATCAAGGAATGTGCAAGCTGATGCTACGGAATACTTTCCTGACAATCCACCCACTACTGGTACTCTGACAAATCGAGTTCCTAATACAACTTTGTATTTTGTTACAGCCGGTATGGGTGTTTTAGACGGATATGTTTATAACAGCGACACAAATGATCCTTTAGCAGGGGCTGCTGTAGAGGTAATCGGCACCAACTATAACGCTGTAACCAATAATAATGGTTATTTTGTATTCCCTTATGTACCGGAAGGGACTTATGATGTTAAAGCATCTATCTTTGGCTATAATGATCTGATATTAGAAGACGTTTTAGTTGAAGAAGACGAGACTACAACCATCTCCTTCTATTTAGTACAGCTTGATAACGTTACAGTATCAGGTCAGGTAGTTGGGAGTGATCAACCGACCGTAGGATTGGTAGGTGGTCTAGTAAATCTTACCGGTTACGAAAACTATAGCACAACAACCGGCGCTAATGGGATGTTTTCTATACCCGGGGTATATACTAATCAAACCTACAATATCAGTGTAATGGTAGAGGGTTATGCTCCCTATACAGGTCAGGTTACAGTGGGTGAAGTGGATCTGGATGTTGGTGTTATCATTGTTGATGAGATCGCTTATCCACCTTACAATGTTGTTGCTACTCAGAGTCCTGATGATACCTATGTTGATTTGATCTGGAGTTCACCTTTAGCTATTGATTACTACTTCTCAGATTTCGAAAATGATGATGGTGGCTGGGAAGCTACAGCAGATTGGCATCCTGTAGGTGACTGGGAATGGGCAAACAATTATGATGTTAATAACTGGTATAATTCCGGTTCAGATACCGCAACACCACCACCGTTTGCTTATTCAGGTACAGGATTATGGGGAACTGTGATTTTTACCAATCACACTAATTCCGGTGGTTTTAGTTATCTGTCTCAGACATTTGACTTTACTACTTTCACCGATGCTACTATGATCTTCTGGAGCTGGAACGATTCTTTCGGTAATTTTGATTATGGTCAGGTAAGAGTAAATGGTCAGATTGTTTGGGGACCGGCATGGGATTACACAAATACTCAATGGCAAGAGGTAGTGATAGATCTTTCAGCTTTTGATGGTTTATCTGAAGTTGAAATTGTCTTTGAACACTACGCAACTACTGTTGTAAATTATGCCGGTTGGTATATAGATGATGTATATATCGGTTCAGAACCTCAAGGAAGAAGAGCAGATAATATTGACCAGAGCTTTATTGATAGTATTGGACAATTATCTTCTCGAAATTTCAGAGATTCTAATAGAGTCCTTGAGGGATTTAGGATTTACCGTTTCCTCAATGAAGATACGGATAATGAAGATAACTGGGTAGAATTAGCGACAGTTACTGATACCACATATACCGATAATGGTTGGGCTACTGTTGATGGTGGATATTATCGGTATGGTGTGAAGTCAGTACATACTAATGATGTTGTTTCTGCAGCAGCTATCTCCAACTGGGTAGGTAAAGATTTAACAACCAATGTGACCGTTAATATTACTACTAATGATGGCACTAGTGCTGAAGGAGCTGAAGTTACACTTTTCTGCCTTGATCAGGATCCTGACGGTAATAGTCCTGTCTATACCCAAGTAGCAGTTGGATCATTTCCTGCTGTAGCTCAATTCAATAATGTATTGCAGGGTAATTATGATCTGGAAGTAACCTTAACCGGTTATGCTACTTATACTCAATCAAATATTCCAATACAAGATGTAACAGTACTTGATGTTATGGTTACAGAAATCCCCTTCCCTGTATCTAACGTAATAGCAGAACTTACAGCAGAGAACAATGTAGATCTGATCTGGAACACACCGGGTAGCGGTGTATTAACTGAGTTCCGATATGATGACGGAGTACAGGTAGCTCAGTTAGGGAGCACCGGTGGAACCAATAATACCGTACTGGGAGCTGTCCATAGAAGAGATGCCCAGATCCATGAAGTAACCTGGATGACCACCAGCGAGGGTGGTCCTCACAATGCGATCAATCTGTTCATCTTTGGTTTGAATGCAGCAGGTATGCCCAATGGTAACGATATACTCTTCTCCCAGATGAATGTTCCCAATGTTGATATGCAATGGAATGTATTTGAATTACCGGATCCTATCGATGCACCTAATGGTTTCTTGGTTGGTCTCAGTTACGCCGGATTCTTGGGTTTAGCAACAGATGATGGATTAGGAGACCCTTGGGCATTTGTTCCTAATACCCAGTTCTTCACTGGAGATTATACAGGAAATGTTTGGGATCCGATCGAGAATTTCTCTTTCTTTGTAAGCTATCTGCTCAGGGCGATAGGTTATGATTATGGTGAGTTAACCCGTACAGCAGAAGAAGTAGCCGTAAGTAGAGATACGAGAGCAATGGATTCCAGACCTAGTAGAGAAGTGATCGGTTTATCAACCGGTAGTAGCAGTCCCAGAGGTATCAAGGTAGATGGTCCTGTTTATAAGAGCAGAGAACGAGCTATCGGATATGAAGCTCAAGCACAAATTAACCGTGAGACCAGAGCATTAGAGGGATATTTAGCATATCGTTTCTTAGCTCAGGATCAGGGTAATGAAAACCTCTGGTCCGAGATAGGAACGATAACATCACCAACCGATACAACTTATACTGATACAGAGTGGTCAACCTTGGATGCCGGTGTATACCAATATGCGATCAAGGCGATCTACACCAATAATGTTCTGTCAGCACCTGCGTTTTCCAATACCTTGGAACACAGCATGACCTCACTGGTAACCATTAACTTGACAACCAACTCAGGAGATCCTGTTACGGGAACGCTAGTTACCTTAATCAATGATGATGGTGATCCGAACCATGTATATACCATGTCATCACCGGCAAGTGGTATAGTAGTATTTCCTAATGTCTGGCGTGGAACTTATACGATAGAAGCACATTTAGCAGGCTTCGAGCATTATGAGGCCTTTGGTGTGCCTATCTTAGACGATACGTTCATGTATGATATCGAACTGATAGAGTTGTTACTGCCAGTAGTCGAACTGACTTATGATATCTTTGATAACAACAATATCACCTTGAACTGGTACGAACCGGGTCATACCTTTGGTGAATATTGGGAGAACGGTTTCGAGACAGGTCAATTACCTGCTGGTTGGGCAATAACGGGAGTCAATACCGATGCCAGTGGTCCTACCCCGGGTTACTGGACAGTGAATAACTACTCATCAGCAGATTATAGTCCAATTGGACAGTATCATTGTGGTCTCTGGTGGAGTTACAATCATCAGGATGAATGGTTAAAGACCCCTGAGTTTGTATGTCCTCCGAATGCAGAGCTTGTATACTGGACTGTAGGTTACTTAGGATCAACCTATGCCGACCATTACTATGTGAAAGTATCAACAGATGGCGGTAGTAATTGGACTGTGCTGCAAGACCTATCAGCTATGACCGGAGGTTGGAATTATTACAATACTCCAATGAGTGTATCTTTGGCAAGTTATGCCGGACAGGAGATCATGTTGGCATGGCAGGCAGTAGATGGACCGACTAATGATGGTCTCTGGTATATCTGGTATGTAGATGATATCAGTGTAGGCGATATGACATTCCGAGCAACCGATCTGATCAGTGAATCTAAAGGAACCAGCCAAACAACACGAACAAGCTCAATTCAAAGAGACATTGAACCTAATCGTGCCTTTACCGGTTATAAGGTAATGCGTAACGATGTAGTACTAGTAGAAGGTCTGCAAGAGTTAACTTACACGGATCTTAACGTTCCGACCGGAACCTATGTCTATGGAGTAATAGCTCAATATACATCAGGAGAAGCTGAGGCAGTCGAGACCGAAGAGATATCTTTTGTCGGCACTGATGATGATAATATCTTAGTTCCGTTAGTTACTGAGCTTCGAGGCAACTATCCGAATCCATTCAATCCTGATACTAATATTAGTTTCAGCTTGAAAGAGTTCTCTCATGTAACGATCGAGATCTACAATGTCAAGGGTCAACGAGTTCGAACACTGGTAAATGGAGATATGGAAGCGGGCTATCATACAGTAGTCTGGAATGGACGTAATGATCAGGGAAGAGAAGCCGGTAGCGGTATCTTCTTCTATAGAATGAAGTCAGGATCATATAACTCAACCAAGAAAATGATCCTCATGAAATAA